The Fulvia fulva chromosome 13, complete sequence genome window below encodes:
- a CDS encoding Methyltransferase ucsB, protein MASTTSTAGNDWSVHAQQYAKHITSFTGKGAAALVAFVNEYAPLSLSSKVLDEGAGTGIMTEMLVAQHPGITVTAADIAPGMLEILDQQKLPNVSTKVVDAAADHQAQGLVPKSYSHVLSSFLVQFVNPGQAAVNEMFRMLQPGGTLGIATWEVLSMGEPWLIACKNLDPNFTFSTPFKSFNNATSLENALQEAGCMDIHSTSADIWWEPDSVEHFVEVFMDSQNPAYVVMQEAFHGDREEARAEMTKVVRERYADLRFYLKAVCVVGKKG, encoded by the coding sequence ATGGCATCAACCACAAGCACAGCTGGCAACGATTGGTCGGTCCACGCGCAACAATACGCCAAACACATCACAAGCTTCACAGGCAAAGGCGCCGCCGCGCTCGTCGCCTTCGTCAACGAATATGCTCCCTTGTCCCTCTCTTCAAAAGTTCTAGACGAAGGCGCAGGCACGGGGATAATGACCGAGATGCTCGTGGCGCAGCACCCAGGCATCACAGTCACGGCCGCAGACATTGCTCCTGGCATGCTCGAAATCTTGGATCAGCAGAAGCTACCCAATGTCAGCACAAAAGTCGTCGATGCTGCAGCAGACCATCAAGCTCAAGGCCTAGTCCCAAAATCCTATTCTCACGTCCTCAGCTCCTTTCTGGTACAGTTCGTCAATCCCGGCCAAGCTGCTGTCAACGAGATGTTTCGCATGCTTCAACCAGGCGGCACTCTCGGCATCGCGACCTGGGAAGTACTCTCGATGGGAGAGCCGTGGTTGATTGCGTGCAAGAATCTAGATCCGAACTTCACCTTCTCTACGCCCTTCAAATCGTTCAACAACGCGACATCCCTCGAAAATGCTCTCCAGGAAGCTGGGTGCATGGACATTCACAGCACGAGTGCTGATATCTGGTGGGAACCTGATAGCGTGGAGCACTTTGTGGAAGTATTTATGGACTCGCAGAATCCGGCTTATGTAGTGATGCAGGAGGCGTTCCACGGGGACAGGGAGGAGGCGAGGGCGGAAATGACGAAGGTCGTGAGGGAGAGGTATGCGGATCTGAGGTTCTATTTGAAGGCTGTTTGTGTTGTTGGAAAGAAAGGGTGA
- a CDS encoding Monacolin J acid methylbutanoyltransferase: protein MDAFDQALHDATASNILSGTCVIAADKYGNILHTASSGTYINSPIWQTRLPSEGTSVQTKPLTEVPQVTKPFGPDTVCWIASMTKLLTTVCAMKCVEQGLLKLDDDVTTTVLPEFRDVQVLEGMKDDGKGGETPVLRPSKGKMTLRNLLTHSSGVTYEFMHAKLLSWRQWNNQDLRSRGIKKSHQDRTEVSHAYHVPLVFDPETSWTYGYGIDWAGLAVERASSLTLEDFMKKYIFTPLSMNDTTFEPLNYPHLTSRIAGMTVRDDEDKLVPQHQTSTTSPIGGVRHAGGGGLASTANDYIKVLISLLANDSKLLQPKTVNYMFQPHLADPRHLQKMHANPEAFGLAGNIPPGLKVDFGLGGILNLEKMPTGRSPGGMQWGGYPNLFWWMNPKDGICGCYFSQLVPPGDVESFEMYKRFETAVNSTFKKEVGRL, encoded by the exons ATGGATGCGTTTGACCAAGCATTGCACGATGCCACTGCCAGTAATATCCTATCTGGCACCTGCGTGATAGCGGCAGACAAGTACG GGAACATCCTACACACCGCATCATCAGGCACATACATCAATAGTCCGATATGGCAGACAAGACTACCCTCAGAAGGCACTTCGGTGCAGACGAAGCCTTTGACAGAAGTCCCACAAGTCACAAAGCCCTTCGGCCCAGATACAGTCTGCTGGATAGCTTCCATGACAAAACTGCTCACCACGGTCTGTGCTATGAAGTGTGTCGAGCAAGGCTTACTCAAGCTCGACGATGATGTGACCACCACAGTCTTGCCAGAATTCCGAGATGTTCAGGTACTAGAAGGCATGAAGGACGATGGCAAGGGCGGAGAGACTCCTGTTCTGCGACCTTCGAAAGGCAAGATGACGTTGAG AAACCTCCTAACCCACTCCTCCGGCGTAACCTACGAATTCATGCACGCTAAACTCCTCTCCTGGCGCCAATGGAACAACCAAGACCTCCGCTCCCGCGGTATCAAGAAATCCCACCAAGACCGCACAGAAGTCTCCCACGCCTACCACGTCCCACTCGTCTTTGACCCCGAAACGAGCTGGACCTACGGCTACGGCATCGATTGGGCAGGCCTTGCCGTCGAGCGTGCCAGCTCGTTAACCCTCGAGGACTTCATGAAGAAGTATATCTTCACCCCTCTGAGCATGAATGACACAACCTTTGAACCGCTCAACTACCCTCACCTCACCTCCCGAATAGCCGGAATGACAGTCCGCGACGACGAGGACAAACTCGTCCCACAACACCAAACTTCCACGACCTCCCCTATCGGCGGCGTGCGACACGCCGGCGGAGGCGGCCTAGCAAGCACAGCAAACGACTACATCAAAGTCCTCATCTCCCTCCTCGCCAACGACTCCAAACTCCTCCAACCCAAAACAGTCAACTACATGTTCCAACCCCACCTCGCCGACCCCCGCCACCTGCAAAAAATGCACGCCAACCCAGAAGCCTTCGGCCTAGCAGGCAACATTCCACCAGGGTTGAAGGTGGACTTTGGGTTGGGGGGGATTTTGAATTTGGAGAAAATGCCAACGGGACGGAGTCCGGGGGGCATGCAGTGGGGTGGGTATCCGAATTTGTTTTGGTGGATGAATCCGAAAGATGGGATTTGTGGGTGTTAT
- a CDS encoding Eukaryotic translation initiation factor eIF-1: MSGQIENLKSFDPFAEADEGEGETKQSQNYIHIRIQQRNGRKTLTTVQGLPKKFDQKKILKVIKKKFACNGTIVNDSEMGEVIQLQGDQRKDVQEFLVDKKEGLELDAKTIKVHGF; encoded by the exons ATGTCCGGGCAGATCGAGAACCTCAAGTCTTTCG ACCCCTTCGCGGAAGCCGATGAAGGAGAAGGCGAGACCAAGCAGTCGCAGAACTACATCCATATTCGTATCCAGC AACGCAATGGACGCAAGACCTTGACCACAGTCCAAGGACTCCCCAAGAAGTTCGACCAGAAGAAGATCCTCAAGGTGATCAAGAAGAAGTTCGCTTGCAATGGCACCATCGTCAACGACTCGGAGATGGGTGAGGTGATTCAGCTGCAGGGTGACCAGCGCAAGGATGTGCAGGAGTTCCTCGTGGACAAGAAGGAGGGCCTGGAGCTAGATGCCAAGACCATCAAGGTCCACGGTTTCTAG
- a CDS encoding Cytochrome P450 monooxygenase aflU: MSSFWLSLPHPVLLALFVLIVYSLLKYIYRITLHPLARFPGPPLARITSLYAASIDCGGTTSVVKLLPEWHRRYGPIVRVRPDELHVHDWHAYCQVFKANTRFDKDPSFYANPAVDGSFFQIPSAKDAKPLRDMFLPHFSKAKVDKLEPLVHEKLDFFLKKLEAEQDSVQLDTAYSALTGDTAMHWTYQESFGLMEAPGFRHKMLLDMDEMSYIMPPLWYFHRALGVFMALIASLPKSIKRKYFPAVAALDAIEATCRDRVLALAAKSEDDREVPDSIFATALHPNVEKGQRPLTPRELTAHACIMFLGGTDTTSNTLAFGTWHILQSPGILTKLRKELDEAMPDAMKLYRQLDLERLSYLRAVIKESIRFSMGTSARLMRLTPTEGATFDGQYIPATTRISFSNYVYKFDADVFEDPFVFRPERWLADDTR, encoded by the coding sequence ATGTCATCCTTCTGGCTCTCGCTGCCACATCCAGTGCTGTTGGCTCTATTCGTATTGATCGTATACTCTTTGCTGAAGTACATCTATCGCATTACGCTTCACCCTTTGGCTCGCTTTCCAGGACCACCATTAGCTCGTATCACGAGTCTGTATGCCGCATCGATCGACTGCGGTGGGACAACGTCGGTTGTCAAACTCCTGCCAGAATGGCACAGAAGATATGGCCCCATCGTTCGAGTCCGTCCAGACGAGCTTCACGTCCACGATTGGCATGCTTACTGCCAGGTCTTCAAAGCCAACACAAGGTTCGACAAAGATCCATCCTTCTATGCCAACCCAGCAGTCGATGGGTCGTTCTTCCAGATCCCGTCGGCGAAGGATGCGAAGCCGCTCAGAGACATGTTCTTACCACACTTCTCGAAGGCAAAGGTGGATAAGTTGGAGCCGTTGGTGCATGAGAAGCTGGACTTCTTCCTCAAGAAGCTGGAAGCCGAGCAAGACAGTGTCCAGCTTGACACGGCGTACAGTGCTCTGACCGGTGACACGGCGATGCACTGGACGTACCAAGAGTCGTTTGGGCTTATGGAAGCACCAGGATTCCGACACAAGATGCTGCTCGACATGGATGAAATGAGCTACATCATGCCACCACTTTGGTACTTTCACAGAGCACTAGGAGTATTCATGGCTCTAATCGCAAGCCTACCCAAATCGATAAAGAGGAAGTACTTTCCGGCCGTGGCTGCACTGGATGCCATCGAAGCGACGTGCAGGGACCGTGTCTTAGCGCTCGCAGCAAAGTCCGAGGATGATCGCGAGGTTCCAGACAGCATCTTCGCGACGGCACTGCATCCCAATGTCGAGAAGGGACAACGACCTCTGACACCACGCGAATTGACCGCTCATGCATGTATAATGTTCCTGGGTGGTACTGATACAACGAGTAACACTCTGGCGTTTGGTACGTGGCACATCTTGCAGAGTCCAGGTATTTTGACAAAGTTGAGGAAGGAGCTGGACGAAGCGATGCCTGATGCCATGAAGCTATACCGACAGCTCGACCTGGAGCGACTGTCATATCTCCGCGCCGTGATTAAGGAATCTATCCGTTTCTCCATGGGTACCAGTGCCAGGCTGATGCGATTAACGCCAACAGAAGGAGCAACTTTCGATGGCCAGTACATTCCAGCCACCACGCGAATCTCCTTCTCCAACTACGTATACAAATTTGATGCTGATGTATTCGAGGATCCTTTCGTGTTCAGACCTGAGAGATGGCTTGCTGATGACACACGGTAG